The following are encoded in a window of Bombus vancouverensis nearcticus unplaced genomic scaffold, iyBomVanc1_principal scaffold0062, whole genome shotgun sequence genomic DNA:
- the LOC117165461 gene encoding uncharacterized protein LOC117165461 isoform X3, giving the protein MKTRSNKYLQKSSISRICAVGGFFISIPVFLTGMILYTFIQFHSTPAIVASVFIGLGIVFCGYAMVHNVFVWQREKTNAVKALAREQCEAAVQLQRQQQLQQHQNQPQLQQQQQLRGPLTIHHAGCPTKVGPVTNQLNTSHAMHGRAAQYQHYHQHHHHRHVSMSPPPLLLSSPAPIAATHNHQNVSGHRNVVTPPDTSADRSPPSPGNKLNRSQHLPREATGSVSPGLPAATLDLSSAATTNSPHELSTLV; this is encoded by the exons ATGAAGACAAG GAGTAACAAGTACCTGCAAAAATCATCCATCAGCCGGATATGTGCTGTCGGAGGGTTTTTCATTAGCATTCCCGTCTTTCTAACTG GtatgatattgtatacattcaTCCAGTTTCATTCGACGCCGGCAATCGTTGCGTCGGTTTTCATAGGCCTTGGCATCGTGTTTTGTGGATACGCAATGGTCCATAACGTCTTTGTGTGGCAGAGG GAGAAGACGAATGCCGTGAAGGCGTTAGCGCGCGAACAGTGCGAAGCGGCGGTACAGCTGCAGCGTCAGCAGCAGCTGCAACAGCACCAGAACCAGCCCCAgctacaacagcaacaacaactacGTGGCCCGTTAACCATCCACCATGCTGGCTGCCCAACGAAAGTCGGGCCCGTGACGAACCAACTAAATACCAGCCACGCAATGCACGGCCGAGCTGCACAGTACCAACACTATCATCAGCATCATCATCATCGACACGTGTCAATGTCCCCACCGCCCTTGTTGCTCTCATCGCCAGCTCCGATCGCGGCGACGCACAATCATCAGAACGTGAGCGGACACAGAAACGTGGTTACGCCACCGGATACATCAGCAGATAGATCGCCACCGAGTCCTGGAAATAAGCTAAATAGATCGCAGCATTTGCCACGCGAAGCAACCGGCAGCGTCAGTCCTGGTCTTCCGGCTGCCACATTGGATCTAAGTAGCGCAGCAACCACCAATAGTCCGCATGAATTGTCCACGTTAGTTTAG
- the LOC117165461 gene encoding uncharacterized protein LOC117165461 isoform X1, translating to MGCDDMRRARRYSWRFEARSNKYLQKSSISRICAVGGFFISIPVFLTGMILYTFIQFHSTPAIVASVFIGLGIVFCGYAMVHNVFVWQREKTNAVKALAREQCEAAVQLQRQQQLQQHQNQPQLQQQQQLRGPLTIHHAGCPTKVGPVTNQLNTSHAMHGRAAQYQHYHQHHHHRHVSMSPPPLLLSSPAPIAATHNHQNVSGHRNVVTPPDTSADRSPPSPGNKLNRSQHLPREATGSVSPGLPAATLDLSSAATTNSPHELSTLV from the exons GAGTAACAAGTACCTGCAAAAATCATCCATCAGCCGGATATGTGCTGTCGGAGGGTTTTTCATTAGCATTCCCGTCTTTCTAACTG GtatgatattgtatacattcaTCCAGTTTCATTCGACGCCGGCAATCGTTGCGTCGGTTTTCATAGGCCTTGGCATCGTGTTTTGTGGATACGCAATGGTCCATAACGTCTTTGTGTGGCAGAGG GAGAAGACGAATGCCGTGAAGGCGTTAGCGCGCGAACAGTGCGAAGCGGCGGTACAGCTGCAGCGTCAGCAGCAGCTGCAACAGCACCAGAACCAGCCCCAgctacaacagcaacaacaactacGTGGCCCGTTAACCATCCACCATGCTGGCTGCCCAACGAAAGTCGGGCCCGTGACGAACCAACTAAATACCAGCCACGCAATGCACGGCCGAGCTGCACAGTACCAACACTATCATCAGCATCATCATCATCGACACGTGTCAATGTCCCCACCGCCCTTGTTGCTCTCATCGCCAGCTCCGATCGCGGCGACGCACAATCATCAGAACGTGAGCGGACACAGAAACGTGGTTACGCCACCGGATACATCAGCAGATAGATCGCCACCGAGTCCTGGAAATAAGCTAAATAGATCGCAGCATTTGCCACGCGAAGCAACCGGCAGCGTCAGTCCTGGTCTTCCGGCTGCCACATTGGATCTAAGTAGCGCAGCAACCACCAATAGTCCGCATGAATTGTCCACGTTAGTTTAG
- the LOC117165461 gene encoding uncharacterized protein LOC117165461 isoform X2 — MGVSSARDHRICWSNKYLQKSSISRICAVGGFFISIPVFLTGMILYTFIQFHSTPAIVASVFIGLGIVFCGYAMVHNVFVWQREKTNAVKALAREQCEAAVQLQRQQQLQQHQNQPQLQQQQQLRGPLTIHHAGCPTKVGPVTNQLNTSHAMHGRAAQYQHYHQHHHHRHVSMSPPPLLLSSPAPIAATHNHQNVSGHRNVVTPPDTSADRSPPSPGNKLNRSQHLPREATGSVSPGLPAATLDLSSAATTNSPHELSTLV, encoded by the exons GAGTAACAAGTACCTGCAAAAATCATCCATCAGCCGGATATGTGCTGTCGGAGGGTTTTTCATTAGCATTCCCGTCTTTCTAACTG GtatgatattgtatacattcaTCCAGTTTCATTCGACGCCGGCAATCGTTGCGTCGGTTTTCATAGGCCTTGGCATCGTGTTTTGTGGATACGCAATGGTCCATAACGTCTTTGTGTGGCAGAGG GAGAAGACGAATGCCGTGAAGGCGTTAGCGCGCGAACAGTGCGAAGCGGCGGTACAGCTGCAGCGTCAGCAGCAGCTGCAACAGCACCAGAACCAGCCCCAgctacaacagcaacaacaactacGTGGCCCGTTAACCATCCACCATGCTGGCTGCCCAACGAAAGTCGGGCCCGTGACGAACCAACTAAATACCAGCCACGCAATGCACGGCCGAGCTGCACAGTACCAACACTATCATCAGCATCATCATCATCGACACGTGTCAATGTCCCCACCGCCCTTGTTGCTCTCATCGCCAGCTCCGATCGCGGCGACGCACAATCATCAGAACGTGAGCGGACACAGAAACGTGGTTACGCCACCGGATACATCAGCAGATAGATCGCCACCGAGTCCTGGAAATAAGCTAAATAGATCGCAGCATTTGCCACGCGAAGCAACCGGCAGCGTCAGTCCTGGTCTTCCGGCTGCCACATTGGATCTAAGTAGCGCAGCAACCACCAATAGTCCGCATGAATTGTCCACGTTAGTTTAG
- the LOC117165461 gene encoding uncharacterized protein LOC117165461 isoform X4, whose amino-acid sequence MILYTFIQFHSTPAIVASVFIGLGIVFCGYAMVHNVFVWQREKTNAVKALAREQCEAAVQLQRQQQLQQHQNQPQLQQQQQLRGPLTIHHAGCPTKVGPVTNQLNTSHAMHGRAAQYQHYHQHHHHRHVSMSPPPLLLSSPAPIAATHNHQNVSGHRNVVTPPDTSADRSPPSPGNKLNRSQHLPREATGSVSPGLPAATLDLSSAATTNSPHELSTLV is encoded by the exons atgatattgtatacattcaTCCAGTTTCATTCGACGCCGGCAATCGTTGCGTCGGTTTTCATAGGCCTTGGCATCGTGTTTTGTGGATACGCAATGGTCCATAACGTCTTTGTGTGGCAGAGG GAGAAGACGAATGCCGTGAAGGCGTTAGCGCGCGAACAGTGCGAAGCGGCGGTACAGCTGCAGCGTCAGCAGCAGCTGCAACAGCACCAGAACCAGCCCCAgctacaacagcaacaacaactacGTGGCCCGTTAACCATCCACCATGCTGGCTGCCCAACGAAAGTCGGGCCCGTGACGAACCAACTAAATACCAGCCACGCAATGCACGGCCGAGCTGCACAGTACCAACACTATCATCAGCATCATCATCATCGACACGTGTCAATGTCCCCACCGCCCTTGTTGCTCTCATCGCCAGCTCCGATCGCGGCGACGCACAATCATCAGAACGTGAGCGGACACAGAAACGTGGTTACGCCACCGGATACATCAGCAGATAGATCGCCACCGAGTCCTGGAAATAAGCTAAATAGATCGCAGCATTTGCCACGCGAAGCAACCGGCAGCGTCAGTCCTGGTCTTCCGGCTGCCACATTGGATCTAAGTAGCGCAGCAACCACCAATAGTCCGCATGAATTGTCCACGTTAGTTTAG
- the LOC143302381 gene encoding survival motor neuron protein-like isoform X1, producing MLYSYKEKNFLDIIISIIILTPILYWKDTDTANDNVWDDSALIEAYDKAINLAKEEVIKRMGMDVGNSQPKENLQNLKQPKHASKLHKKWIIGAPCHAIYSEDGEIYEAIISKIYENNGTCVVKFVGYGNTEKVELSSLLESEGLQSQIAQQKKALEEKFNEENDETCETNFSTNVNSKKYNVEKMDCDSEEANAYKHRFIPGPSFNSMTDIMPPAPPLPPQLMTKLPDNDTDALSSMLMSWYISGFHTGYYHGLKQARNNQENRKNC from the exons atgttatactcctacaaagagaaaaatttcttagacattattattagcattattattttgacaccaattttatattggaag gatacagatacagccaatgataatgtttgggacgatagtgcattaatagaagcatatgataaagcaataaatttagcaaaagaagaagttatcaagcgaatgggaatggatgttggaaattctcaaccgaaagaaaacctacaaaatcttaagcagcctaaacacgcaagtaaattacacaag aaatggatcataggagcaccttgtcatgcaatatactcagaggatggagaaatttatgaagctataatatcaaaaatttacgaaaacaatggcacgtgtgttgtaaaatttgtag gctatggtaatacagagaaagtcgagttgagttctcttttagaatcagaaggtttgcaaagtcaaatagcacaacaaaagaaagctttggaagagaaattcaatgaagagaacgacgagacttgtgagactaatttttctacaaatgtaaattcgaaaaaatataatgtagaaaaaatggattgtgactctgaagaagcaaatgcgtataaacatcgcttcataccgggaccatctttcaattcgatgactgatataatgccacctgcacctcctttaccaccacaattaatgaccaa attaccagataatgatacagacgcactttcaagtatgttgatgtcatggtatattagtggttttcacacag gttattatcatggtttgaaacaagcaagaaacaatcaagagaacaggaagaactgttga
- the LOC143302381 gene encoding survival motor neuron protein-like isoform X4, producing the protein MIQDQQNDQYDTDTANDNVWDDSALIEAYDKAINLAKEEVIKRMGMDVGNSQPKENLQNLKQPKHASKLHKKWIIGAPCHAIYSEDGEIYEAIISKIYENNGTCVVKFVGYGNTEKVELSSLLESEGLQSQIAQQKKALEEKFNEENDETCETNFSTNVNSKKYNVEKMDCDSEEANAYKHRFIPGPSFNSMTDIMPPAPPLPPQLMTKLPDNDTDALSSMLMSWYISGFHTGYYHGLKQARNNQENRKNC; encoded by the exons atgatacaagaccagcaaaatgatcaatat gatacagatacagccaatgataatgtttgggacgatagtgcattaatagaagcatatgataaagcaataaatttagcaaaagaagaagttatcaagcgaatgggaatggatgttggaaattctcaaccgaaagaaaacctacaaaatcttaagcagcctaaacacgcaagtaaattacacaag aaatggatcataggagcaccttgtcatgcaatatactcagaggatggagaaatttatgaagctataatatcaaaaatttacgaaaacaatggcacgtgtgttgtaaaatttgtag gctatggtaatacagagaaagtcgagttgagttctcttttagaatcagaaggtttgcaaagtcaaatagcacaacaaaagaaagctttggaagagaaattcaatgaagagaacgacgagacttgtgagactaatttttctacaaatgtaaattcgaaaaaatataatgtagaaaaaatggattgtgactctgaagaagcaaatgcgtataaacatcgcttcataccgggaccatctttcaattcgatgactgatataatgccacctgcacctcctttaccaccacaattaatgaccaa attaccagataatgatacagacgcactttcaagtatgttgatgtcatggtatattagtggttttcacacag gttattatcatggtttgaaacaagcaagaaacaatcaagagaacaggaagaactgttga
- the LOC143302381 gene encoding survival motor neuron protein-like isoform X3, with product MADDMNVLFIRGNGNDTDTANDNVWDDSALIEAYDKAINLAKEEVIKRMGMDVGNSQPKENLQNLKQPKHASKLHKKWIIGAPCHAIYSEDGEIYEAIISKIYENNGTCVVKFVGYGNTEKVELSSLLESEGLQSQIAQQKKALEEKFNEENDETCETNFSTNVNSKKYNVEKMDCDSEEANAYKHRFIPGPSFNSMTDIMPPAPPLPPQLMTKLPDNDTDALSSMLMSWYISGFHTGYYHGLKQARNNQENRKNC from the exons atggcagatgatatgaatgttctttttatacgaggaaatggaaac gatacagatacagccaatgataatgtttgggacgatagtgcattaatagaagcatatgataaagcaataaatttagcaaaagaagaagttatcaagcgaatgggaatggatgttggaaattctcaaccgaaagaaaacctacaaaatcttaagcagcctaaacacgcaagtaaattacacaag aaatggatcataggagcaccttgtcatgcaatatactcagaggatggagaaatttatgaagctataatatcaaaaatttacgaaaacaatggcacgtgtgttgtaaaatttgtag gctatggtaatacagagaaagtcgagttgagttctcttttagaatcagaaggtttgcaaagtcaaatagcacaacaaaagaaagctttggaagagaaattcaatgaagagaacgacgagacttgtgagactaatttttctacaaatgtaaattcgaaaaaatataatgtagaaaaaatggattgtgactctgaagaagcaaatgcgtataaacatcgcttcataccgggaccatctttcaattcgatgactgatataatgccacctgcacctcctttaccaccacaattaatgaccaa attaccagataatgatacagacgcactttcaagtatgttgatgtcatggtatattagtggttttcacacag gttattatcatggtttgaaacaagcaagaaacaatcaagagaacaggaagaactgttga
- the LOC143302381 gene encoding survival motor neuron protein-like isoform X2, with product MADDMNVLFIRGNGNVCMDTDTANDNVWDDSALIEAYDKAINLAKEEVIKRMGMDVGNSQPKENLQNLKQPKHASKLHKKWIIGAPCHAIYSEDGEIYEAIISKIYENNGTCVVKFVGYGNTEKVELSSLLESEGLQSQIAQQKKALEEKFNEENDETCETNFSTNVNSKKYNVEKMDCDSEEANAYKHRFIPGPSFNSMTDIMPPAPPLPPQLMTKLPDNDTDALSSMLMSWYISGFHTGYYHGLKQARNNQENRKNC from the exons atggcagatgatatgaatgttctttttatacgaggaaatggaaacgtatgtatg gatacagatacagccaatgataatgtttgggacgatagtgcattaatagaagcatatgataaagcaataaatttagcaaaagaagaagttatcaagcgaatgggaatggatgttggaaattctcaaccgaaagaaaacctacaaaatcttaagcagcctaaacacgcaagtaaattacacaag aaatggatcataggagcaccttgtcatgcaatatactcagaggatggagaaatttatgaagctataatatcaaaaatttacgaaaacaatggcacgtgtgttgtaaaatttgtag gctatggtaatacagagaaagtcgagttgagttctcttttagaatcagaaggtttgcaaagtcaaatagcacaacaaaagaaagctttggaagagaaattcaatgaagagaacgacgagacttgtgagactaatttttctacaaatgtaaattcgaaaaaatataatgtagaaaaaatggattgtgactctgaagaagcaaatgcgtataaacatcgcttcataccgggaccatctttcaattcgatgactgatataatgccacctgcacctcctttaccaccacaattaatgaccaa attaccagataatgatacagacgcactttcaagtatgttgatgtcatggtatattagtggttttcacacag gttattatcatggtttgaaacaagcaagaaacaatcaagagaacaggaagaactgttga
- the LOC117162969 gene encoding katanin p60 ATPase-containing subunit A-like 2, whose product MTVKSLFPNENNLELRKIAEDISCEIIVNKLNVHWDDVIGLEVCKTAVKEAIVYPLEYPIFFDGPFSPWRGILLYGPPGTGKTMLAKAVATECHCTFFNITASSLVSKWRGDSEKYIRVLFEFAYSHSPTIIFIDEIDWIATNKGDCILSEPAKRFRSELLSRLDGLVSNENSNVVLLATTNSPWGIDAALLRRLEKQIYVSLPNEVALLDIFKLYLSNHLLENTDIVNHIVKCTERYSCADIKLLCKQAWLLEISPIWRRLEKKETPVTTLKYELKSYEILAKLLKKMSPTVMQIDKYDTWNK is encoded by the exons atGACAGTGAAGTCACTATtccccaatgaga ATAATCTggaattacgaaagattgctgaggacatctcatgc gagatcatagtaaacaaattaaatgtacattgggatgacgttataggcctagaagtatgtaaaaccgctgttaaggaggccATTGTGTATCCCCTTGAGTATCCTATCTTTTTTGAtggcccgttttccccctggagaggtattttgctgtacggcccacctggtacag ggaaaacgatgttagcgaaggcagtcgcgacagaatgccattgcaccttttttaacataactgccagctcattggtcagcaaatggagaggcgattccgagaagtatatacgt gttttatttgaatttgcctatagtcattcgcctacaattatttttatcgacgagattgactggatcgccacaaataaaggagactgtatattgtctgaacctgcaaagagattcagatcagaacttctttctagattggatggattagtgtctaatgagaattctaatgtagttcttctggctacaactaattccccttg gggcattgatgcagctttactcaggcgtctcgaaaagcaaatatacgtatcattacccaatgaagttgctctacttgatatattcaaattataccttagcaaccacttattagaaaatacagatattgtaaaccacatagtaaaatgtactgaaagatattcttgtgcagatataaaattgctttgtaagcaagcgtggctactagaaataagcccgatatggaggagacttgaaaagaaagaaacacctgttaccactttgaaatatgaattaaaaagttatgaaatattagcaaaattgttaaaaaaaatgtcacctacagttatgcaaatagataaatatgatacgtggaacaaataa
- the LOC117165358 gene encoding uncharacterized protein LOC117165358 isoform X3 — protein sequence MKKTVVLPSAIFVHYQNAVFAGVDLTCYFSFHHRFSKLPTSLVLESPCPDTSGYCWSLLNFFSDPHLIASDLITTKKMYCWRFFLKVIIIAVSVPPVPLYAFSLKNDATNSSCVDFHGETIRHALTLEDGLSVCSYCICYNSRPAWCTSIVCHPPEVNYLRLELKERERWRRSCL from the exons atgaaaaaaacggtcgttcttccttctgccattttcgtccattaccaaaatg cagttttcgccggagttgacctgacgtgctacttcagtttccatcatcgcttctcgaaacttccaacgtccttggtgttggagtctccttgcccag atacttctggctattGCTGGTCACTGCTAAATTTCTTTTCTGATCCGCATCTGATCGCATCTGATCTGATTACAACTAAGAAGATGTATTGTTGGAGATTTTTTTTGAAAGTAATCATAATTGCGGTCTCCGTACCGCCTGTCCCTCTTTACGCTTTTTCGTTAAAGaatg ATGCTACAAACAGCAGCTGTGTTGACTTTCATGGAGAAACCATTCGACATGCTCTTACGCTTGAGGACGGACTTTCGGTTTGCAGTTACTGCATCTGCTATAATTCGAGGCCGGCCTGGTGCACGTCGATCGTATGCCACCCGCCCGAA GTCAATTACTTGAGGTTGGaactgaaagaaagagaaagatggaggaggtcttgcctttga
- the LOC117165358 gene encoding uncharacterized protein LOC117165358 isoform X4, producing MKKTVVLPSAIFVHYQNAVFAGVDLTCYFSFHHRFSKLPTSLVLESPCPDTSGYCWSLLNFFSDPHLIASDLITTKKMYCWRFFLKVIIIAVSVPPVPLYAFSLKNDATNSSCVDFHGETIRHALTLEDGLSVCSYCICYNSRPAWCTSIVCHPPEDLPCCYAA from the exons atgaaaaaaacggtcgttcttccttctgccattttcgtccattaccaaaatg cagttttcgccggagttgacctgacgtgctacttcagtttccatcatcgcttctcgaaacttccaacgtccttggtgttggagtctccttgcccag atacttctggctattGCTGGTCACTGCTAAATTTCTTTTCTGATCCGCATCTGATCGCATCTGATCTGATTACAACTAAGAAGATGTATTGTTGGAGATTTTTTTTGAAAGTAATCATAATTGCGGTCTCCGTACCGCCTGTCCCTCTTTACGCTTTTTCGTTAAAGaatg ATGCTACAAACAGCAGCTGTGTTGACTTTCATGGAGAAACCATTCGACATGCTCTTACGCTTGAGGACGGACTTTCGGTTTGCAGTTACTGCATCTGCTATAATTCGAGGCCGGCCTGGTGCACGTCGATCGTATGCCACCCGCCCGAA